Proteins co-encoded in one Burkholderia ambifaria AMMD genomic window:
- a CDS encoding DUF1841 family protein, translating to MTPPESRRFPTMFNPSRDEVRRFFTETWRKQRAGEILTPLEAMAADWIVEHPEYHADLADADGAAARDYTPEEGRTNPFLHLSMHLAISEQLSIDQPPGIRAAHDKLAAKLDSTHEAQHTIMECLGETIWEAQRTGTPPDTDAYLQRILRRASRD from the coding sequence ATGACGCCGCCCGAATCACGACGTTTCCCCACCATGTTCAATCCGAGTCGCGACGAAGTCCGTCGCTTTTTCACCGAGACCTGGCGCAAGCAGCGCGCCGGCGAGATCCTGACGCCGCTGGAAGCGATGGCAGCCGACTGGATCGTCGAGCACCCCGAATACCATGCCGACCTCGCGGACGCCGACGGCGCCGCCGCGCGCGACTACACGCCCGAGGAAGGCCGCACGAACCCGTTCCTGCACCTGTCGATGCACCTCGCGATCAGCGAGCAGCTGTCGATCGACCAGCCGCCCGGCATCCGCGCCGCGCACGACAAGCTGGCCGCGAAGCTCGACTCGACGCACGAAGCGCAGCACACGATCATGGAATGTCTCGGCGAGACGATCTGGGAAGCGCAGCGCACCGGCACGCCGCCCGATACGGACGCGTACCTGCAGCGCATCCTGCGCCGCGCGTCGCGCGACTGA
- a CDS encoding c-type cytochrome, whose translation MNNAFKTAAVALVAGLAIGTAHAADTAKGKELVESHNCAACHGAQLNKPINAEYPRLAGQHADYLVWSMRQYQMGLTNPLLGRNNAIMQAQVQNLSVSDMKDIAAYIESLKETDLVFKK comes from the coding sequence ATGAACAACGCATTCAAGACGGCGGCGGTTGCACTGGTGGCCGGCCTCGCGATCGGTACCGCGCACGCGGCGGACACCGCGAAGGGCAAGGAACTGGTCGAGTCGCACAACTGCGCGGCCTGCCACGGCGCGCAACTGAACAAGCCGATCAACGCCGAGTATCCGCGCCTCGCGGGCCAGCACGCCGATTACCTCGTGTGGTCGATGCGCCAGTACCAGATGGGGCTGACGAACCCGCTGCTCGGTCGCAACAACGCGATCATGCAGGCGCAGGTCCAGAACCTGTCGGTCAGCGACATGAAGGACATCGCGGCCTACATCGAGTCGCTGAAAGAGACCGATCTCGTCTTCAAGAAGTAA
- a CDS encoding c-type cytochrome yields the protein MNKFVGKHVVVAALVALAGSAQAAGVVGNPKDGAGKAAMCIGCHGIQDYRAAYPEVYRVPVLGGQNQQYLENALKAYRKKDRHFPSMNAIAGSLTDQDIADLAAYYAAQKADTKDNPYK from the coding sequence ATGAACAAATTCGTCGGCAAACACGTCGTTGTCGCGGCGCTCGTGGCGCTCGCGGGCAGCGCGCAGGCGGCCGGTGTGGTCGGCAACCCGAAGGACGGGGCGGGCAAGGCCGCCATGTGCATCGGTTGCCACGGCATCCAGGATTACCGCGCGGCGTACCCGGAGGTCTACCGGGTGCCCGTCCTTGGCGGCCAGAACCAGCAATACCTCGAGAACGCGCTGAAGGCGTACCGCAAGAAGGATCGTCACTTCCCGTCGATGAACGCGATCGCCGGTTCGCTGACGGACCAGGACATCGCGGATCTGGCGGCCTACTACGCCGCCCAGAAGGCCGACACGAAGGACAATCCCTACAAGTAA
- a CDS encoding AAA family ATPase, whose protein sequence is MRFEGSSHYVATDDLKLAVNAALTLQRPLLIKGEPGTGKTMLAEEVAAALDMPLLQWHIKSTTKAQQGLYEYDAVSRLRDSQLGDERVKDISNYIVKGVLWQAFDAERPSVLLIDEIDKADIEFPNDLLRELDRMEFHVYETRETVRAKHRPLVIITSNNEKELPDAFLRRCFFHYIQFPDASTMQKIVAVHFPNIREELLRAALESFFELRTVSGLKKKPSTSELLDWLKLLLAENIPADALRGADAKQIVPPLAGALLKNEQDLSLLERLVYMNRHNR, encoded by the coding sequence ATGCGTTTCGAAGGATCCTCGCACTACGTCGCCACCGACGACCTGAAACTCGCGGTCAACGCCGCGCTGACGCTGCAACGCCCGCTGCTGATCAAGGGCGAGCCCGGCACCGGCAAGACCATGCTCGCCGAGGAAGTGGCGGCCGCGCTCGACATGCCGCTGCTGCAGTGGCACATCAAGTCGACGACCAAAGCGCAGCAGGGCCTGTACGAATACGACGCGGTATCGCGGCTGCGCGACTCGCAGCTCGGCGACGAGCGCGTGAAGGATATCTCGAACTACATCGTGAAGGGGGTGCTGTGGCAGGCGTTCGACGCCGAGCGCCCGAGCGTGCTGCTGATCGACGAGATCGACAAGGCCGACATCGAATTCCCGAACGACCTGCTGCGCGAGCTCGACCGGATGGAATTCCATGTGTACGAGACGCGCGAGACCGTGCGCGCGAAGCACCGCCCGCTCGTGATCATCACGTCCAACAACGAGAAGGAGCTGCCCGACGCGTTCCTGCGCCGCTGCTTCTTCCACTACATCCAGTTTCCCGACGCGTCGACGATGCAGAAGATCGTCGCGGTCCACTTCCCGAACATCCGCGAGGAGCTGCTGCGCGCGGCGCTCGAGAGCTTCTTCGAATTGCGCACCGTCTCGGGGCTGAAGAAGAAGCCGTCGACGTCCGAGTTGCTCGACTGGCTGAAGCTGCTGCTCGCCGAGAACATCCCGGCCGACGCGCTGCGCGGCGCCGACGCGAAGCAGATCGTGCCGCCGCTCGCGGGCGCGCTGCTGAAGAACGAGCAGGATCTGAGCCTGCTCGAGCGGCTCGTCTACATGAACCGGCACAACCGGTAA
- a CDS encoding vWA domain-containing protein, whose translation MLLNFFYALRAAKLPVSVKEYLTLLESLKAGLISPSIDAFYFLARMTLVKDEQYFDKFDQAFGAYFHGVSALPSEAFDLPLDWLEKRLERELSPEEKAQIDAMGGLDKLMERLKELLDEQKERHEGGNKWIGTGGTSPFGHGGYNPEGMRIGGPSNGNRTAVKVWEARAYRDYDDSVEIGTRNIKVALRRLRRFAREGAAEELDLPGTIRSTAANAGWLDLRMVPERHNNVKVLMLLDVGGSMDDHIKRTEELFSAAKAEFKHLEFYYFHNCVYDHLWKNNRRRHSERTATWDVLHKFTPDYKLIFVGDATMSPYEVLQPGGSVEYNNPEAGAVWLRRLADQFPHHAWLNPEPERLWEYRQSVAVIRDLLGQRMYPLTLAGLETAMRALSK comes from the coding sequence ATGCTGCTCAATTTCTTCTACGCGCTGCGCGCAGCCAAGCTGCCCGTCTCGGTGAAGGAATACCTGACGCTGCTCGAATCGCTGAAGGCCGGGCTGATCTCGCCGTCGATCGACGCGTTCTACTTCCTCGCGCGCATGACGCTCGTCAAGGACGAGCAGTACTTCGACAAGTTCGACCAGGCGTTCGGCGCGTATTTCCACGGCGTGTCCGCGTTGCCGTCCGAAGCATTCGACCTGCCGCTCGACTGGCTCGAGAAGCGTCTCGAACGCGAGCTGTCGCCGGAGGAAAAGGCGCAGATCGACGCGATGGGCGGGCTCGACAAGCTGATGGAGCGCCTGAAGGAACTGCTCGACGAGCAGAAGGAACGCCACGAAGGCGGCAACAAGTGGATCGGCACGGGCGGCACGTCGCCGTTCGGGCACGGCGGCTACAACCCCGAAGGCATGCGCATCGGCGGCCCGTCGAACGGCAACCGCACGGCGGTCAAGGTGTGGGAGGCGCGCGCGTACCGCGACTACGACGATTCGGTCGAGATCGGCACGCGCAACATCAAGGTCGCGCTGCGGCGCCTGCGCCGCTTCGCGCGCGAAGGCGCGGCCGAGGAGCTCGACCTGCCCGGCACGATCCGCAGCACGGCCGCGAATGCCGGCTGGCTCGACCTGCGGATGGTGCCCGAGCGTCACAACAACGTGAAGGTGCTGATGCTGCTCGACGTCGGCGGCTCGATGGACGACCACATCAAGCGCACCGAGGAGCTGTTCTCCGCCGCGAAGGCCGAGTTCAAGCACCTGGAGTTCTACTACTTCCACAACTGCGTGTACGACCACCTGTGGAAGAACAACCGCCGCCGTCATTCGGAGCGCACCGCGACGTGGGACGTGCTGCACAAGTTCACGCCCGACTACAAGCTGATCTTCGTCGGCGACGCGACGATGAGCCCGTACGAAGTGCTGCAGCCCGGCGGCTCGGTCGAATACAACAACCCGGAAGCCGGCGCCGTCTGGTTGCGCCGCCTCGCCGACCAGTTCCCCCACCATGCATGGCTGAACCCCGAGCCCGAGCGGCTATGGGAATACCGGCAATCGGTCGCGGTGATCCGCGACCTGCTCGGCCAGCGCATGTATCCGCTCACGCTCGCGGGCCTCGAAACCGCGATGCGCGCGCTCAGCAAGTAA
- a CDS encoding benzoate/H(+) symporter BenE family transporter, protein MNPSPTASAARAGGRRFFTDTSVSALVAGFVAMMTGYTSSLVLMFQAGRAAHLSDAQISSWIWALSIGMALTTIGLSLRFRAPIVVAWSTPGAALLIASLPGVPYPEAIGAFVVCALLLTAIGVSGLFDTLMRRIPAGIAAALLAGILFEIGIEIFRAAQFQTALVLAMFFTYLIVKRLAPRYAIVTTLIVGTAVAGGLGLLDFSRFHIALAQPVFTMPAFSLASIVSIGIPLFVVAMASQNVPGIAVLRADGYATPSSPLIATTGLASLLLAPFGSHGVNLAAITAAICTGPEAHEDHAKRYTAAVWCGTFYLIAGIFGATIAALFAALPKALVVSVAALALFGSIMSGLANAMQDVKQREAALVTFMVTASGLTLLSIGSAFWGLVAGIVTQVILNARRPA, encoded by the coding sequence ATGAATCCTTCGCCCACCGCGAGCGCAGCGCGCGCCGGCGGCCGCCGCTTTTTCACCGATACGTCCGTCTCCGCGCTCGTCGCCGGCTTCGTCGCGATGATGACGGGCTACACGAGCTCGCTCGTGCTGATGTTCCAGGCCGGTCGCGCCGCGCACCTGAGCGACGCGCAGATCTCGTCGTGGATCTGGGCGCTGTCGATCGGCATGGCGCTGACGACGATCGGGCTGTCGCTGCGCTTTCGCGCGCCCATCGTGGTCGCCTGGTCGACGCCCGGCGCCGCGCTGCTGATCGCGTCGCTGCCCGGCGTGCCGTATCCCGAGGCGATCGGCGCGTTCGTCGTGTGCGCGCTGCTGCTGACCGCGATCGGCGTGAGCGGGCTGTTCGACACGCTGATGCGGCGCATTCCGGCCGGGATCGCGGCCGCGTTGCTCGCGGGCATCCTGTTCGAGATCGGCATCGAGATCTTCCGCGCCGCGCAGTTCCAGACCGCGCTCGTGCTCGCGATGTTCTTCACGTACCTGATCGTCAAGCGGCTCGCGCCGCGCTACGCGATCGTCACGACGCTGATCGTCGGCACCGCGGTGGCCGGCGGCCTCGGCCTGCTCGACTTCAGCCGCTTCCACATCGCGCTCGCGCAGCCCGTGTTCACCATGCCCGCGTTCTCGCTCGCTTCGATCGTCAGCATCGGCATTCCGCTGTTCGTCGTCGCGATGGCGTCGCAGAACGTGCCGGGCATCGCGGTGCTGCGCGCGGACGGCTACGCGACGCCTTCGTCGCCGCTGATCGCGACCACCGGCCTCGCATCGCTGCTGCTCGCGCCGTTCGGCTCGCACGGCGTGAACCTCGCGGCGATCACCGCAGCGATCTGCACCGGCCCCGAAGCGCACGAGGACCACGCGAAGCGCTACACGGCCGCCGTGTGGTGCGGCACGTTCTACCTGATCGCCGGGATCTTCGGCGCGACGATCGCCGCGCTGTTCGCGGCGCTGCCGAAGGCGCTCGTCGTGTCGGTCGCCGCGCTCGCGCTGTTCGGCTCGATCATGAGCGGGCTCGCGAACGCGATGCAGGACGTGAAGCAGCGCGAGGCCGCGCTCGTCACGTTCATGGTCACCGCGTCGGGACTCACGCTGCTGTCGATCGGCTCGGCGTTCTGGGGGCTCGTCGCGGGAATCGTCACGCAGGTGATCCTGAACGCGCGGCGCCCCGCGTAG
- the tal gene encoding transaldolase translates to MTTALDQLKQYTTVVADTGDFQQLAQYKPQDATTNPSLILKAVQKDAYKPILEKTVRDHRDESADFIIDRLLIAFGTEILKLIPGRVSTEVDARLSFDTPRSIDKGRELIKLYEDAGIGRERILIKLASTWEGIRAAEVLQKEGIKCNMTLLFSLVQAAASAEAGAQLISPFVGRIYDWYKKQAGADWDEAKNGGANDPGVQSVRRIYTYYKTFGYNTEVMGASFRTTSQITELAGCDLLTISPDLLQKLQDSNDTVERKLSPDALHDKPTERVAIDEASFRFQLNDEAMATEKLAEGIRVFAADAVKLEKLIDSLR, encoded by the coding sequence ATGACTACCGCACTCGACCAGCTGAAGCAGTACACGACCGTCGTCGCCGACACGGGCGATTTCCAGCAGCTTGCGCAATACAAGCCGCAGGACGCGACCACGAACCCGTCGCTGATCCTGAAGGCCGTCCAGAAGGACGCGTACAAGCCGATCCTCGAGAAAACCGTCCGCGATCACCGCGACGAGTCCGCCGATTTCATCATCGACCGCCTGCTGATCGCATTCGGCACCGAGATCCTGAAGCTGATCCCGGGCCGCGTGTCGACCGAGGTCGACGCGCGCCTGTCGTTCGACACCCCGCGCTCGATCGACAAGGGTCGCGAACTCATCAAGCTGTACGAAGACGCCGGCATCGGCCGCGAGCGCATCCTGATCAAGCTCGCGTCGACGTGGGAAGGCATCCGCGCGGCCGAAGTGCTGCAGAAGGAAGGGATCAAGTGCAACATGACCCTGCTTTTCTCGCTCGTGCAGGCCGCCGCCAGCGCGGAAGCCGGCGCGCAGCTGATCTCGCCGTTCGTCGGCCGCATCTACGACTGGTACAAGAAGCAGGCCGGCGCCGACTGGGATGAAGCGAAGAACGGCGGCGCGAACGATCCGGGCGTGCAGTCGGTGCGCCGCATCTACACGTACTACAAGACGTTCGGCTACAACACCGAAGTGATGGGCGCGAGCTTCCGCACGACGAGCCAGATCACCGAGCTCGCGGGCTGCGACCTGCTGACGATCAGCCCCGACTTGCTGCAGAAGCTGCAGGACAGCAACGACACGGTCGAGCGCAAGCTGTCGCCGGACGCGCTGCACGACAAGCCGACCGAGCGCGTCGCGATCGACGAGGCCTCGTTCCGCTTCCAGCTGAACGACGAAGCGATGGCGACGGAAAAGCTCGCCGAAGGCATCCGCGTGTTCGCCGCCGACGCGGTGAAGCTCGAAAAGCTGATCGACTCGCTGCGCTGA
- a CDS encoding VOC family protein, whose product MQVQPYLTFYGRAEEALQFYEKALGAKTMFKMHFKDAPPNPDYPMTPEMADKVMHASFTIGDSMIMCSDGDCSQPGGGTHAGYSLSLNPATVEEGQKLFNALADGGEVTMPFGKTFWALGFGMAKDRFGVHWMVNVEDLSQRGDLAKRAQG is encoded by the coding sequence ATGCAAGTCCAACCGTACCTGACGTTCTACGGCCGCGCGGAAGAAGCCCTTCAGTTCTACGAAAAGGCGCTCGGCGCGAAGACGATGTTCAAGATGCATTTCAAGGATGCGCCGCCCAATCCCGATTACCCGATGACGCCGGAGATGGCCGACAAGGTGATGCATGCGAGCTTCACGATCGGCGACTCGATGATCATGTGCTCGGACGGCGACTGCAGCCAGCCGGGCGGCGGCACGCACGCCGGCTATTCGTTGTCGCTGAACCCGGCGACGGTCGAGGAAGGCCAGAAGCTGTTCAATGCGCTCGCCGACGGCGGCGAAGTGACGATGCCGTTCGGCAAGACGTTCTGGGCGCTCGGCTTCGGGATGGCGAAGGATCGTTTCGGCGTGCACTGGATGGTCAACGTCGAGGATCTGTCGCAGCGCGGGGATCTCGCGAAACGCGCGCAGGGCTGA